One genomic segment of Pantoea eucalypti includes these proteins:
- a CDS encoding MBL fold metallo-hydrolase, producing the protein MKLTQIRNATLLLEYAGKKFLIDPMLAEKEAWPGFAGNARPHLRNPMVDLPVPLDELLAVDAVIITHTHADHWDEAAQQQVPKNMMIYSQNESDAALLRSQGFENVRMLQDENRFIDGLTLYKTDGQHGSNALYADKAMGEILGDACGLVFTHPAEKTLYVAGDTVWVKPYVRSLQRFQPQVVVLNIGNATNDLYGPIIMGKEDTLRTLNILPGVIVVASHMEAINHCLLTRAELRAYTSEQGIADKVLIPEDGDSMTF; encoded by the coding sequence ATGAAGCTAACCCAAATTCGCAACGCTACGCTGTTACTGGAGTATGCAGGAAAAAAATTCCTTATCGATCCTATGCTGGCCGAAAAAGAGGCCTGGCCAGGCTTTGCCGGCAATGCCCGACCTCACCTCAGAAATCCGATGGTAGATCTGCCAGTCCCGCTGGACGAACTGCTGGCAGTAGATGCGGTCATCATCACCCACACCCATGCCGATCACTGGGATGAAGCTGCGCAACAGCAGGTGCCAAAGAATATGATGATTTACAGCCAGAATGAAAGTGATGCTGCGCTGCTTCGGTCACAGGGTTTTGAAAACGTGCGGATGCTGCAGGATGAAAACCGTTTCATCGATGGTCTCACTCTATATAAAACCGATGGGCAGCATGGCAGTAATGCATTGTATGCTGACAAAGCAATGGGCGAGATTCTGGGTGATGCCTGTGGTCTGGTGTTTACTCATCCGGCAGAAAAAACGCTGTATGTTGCTGGCGATACGGTGTGGGTCAAACCTTATGTCAGAAGTCTGCAACGTTTCCAGCCGCAGGTTGTGGTGTTAAATATTGGCAATGCTACCAACGATCTCTATGGTCCGATTATTATGGGCAAAGAGGATACGCTGCGTACCCTGAACATCCTCCCTGGCGTGATAGTTGTTGCTTCTCATATGGAAGCCATCAACCACTGCCTGTTGACACGTGCTGAACTGCGCGCCTATACCTCAGAACAGGGTATTGCTGACAAAGTGCTGATCCCGGAAGATGGTGACTCCATGACGTTCTAA
- the ahr gene encoding NADPH-dependent aldehyde reductase Ahr, whose translation MKIKSYAAMQAGQALELYEYDAAELAAEEVEVQVEYCGVCHSDLSMIDNEWGISQFPVIAGHEVIGRVSALGEAAKNKGLSIGQRVGIGWTAKSCQHCDACINGEQVNCQQGSIPTIMNKGGFAEKLRADWQWVIPLPEKLDVASAGPLLCGGITVFKPLLMSNITATSRVGVIGIGGLGHIAIKILHAMGAEVVAFSSTPDKKQSILDMGADEVVNSRDPEALKQQAGRFDLILSTVAVDLDWKPYFAALAPQGKFHTVGAVMKPIEVSAFDLILGDKAVTGSSTGSPGQLRSLLRLASRADIAPQVEFFPMSDINKALDHVRAGKANYRVVLKADF comes from the coding sequence ATGAAAATTAAAAGTTATGCAGCCATGCAGGCTGGCCAGGCCCTTGAACTCTATGAGTACGATGCCGCCGAGCTGGCAGCCGAAGAAGTCGAAGTCCAGGTCGAATATTGTGGCGTCTGCCACTCAGACCTGTCGATGATCGATAACGAGTGGGGCATCTCTCAGTTCCCGGTGATTGCAGGACATGAAGTAATTGGTCGGGTTTCTGCCCTGGGCGAAGCGGCCAAAAATAAAGGTCTTTCAATCGGCCAGCGTGTAGGAATCGGCTGGACAGCAAAAAGCTGTCAGCACTGCGATGCCTGTATTAACGGCGAGCAGGTTAACTGTCAGCAGGGCAGCATCCCGACCATCATGAACAAAGGTGGTTTTGCCGAGAAGCTGCGCGCCGACTGGCAATGGGTTATCCCGCTGCCAGAAAAACTGGATGTAGCAAGCGCCGGTCCGCTGCTGTGTGGTGGTATCACCGTGTTTAAACCACTGCTGATGAGTAACATCACGGCGACCAGCCGCGTCGGTGTGATCGGTATCGGTGGGCTGGGTCATATTGCCATCAAAATCCTGCACGCGATGGGTGCAGAAGTCGTGGCATTCAGCTCAACGCCAGATAAGAAGCAGTCAATCCTGGATATGGGCGCAGATGAAGTGGTTAACAGCCGCGATCCTGAAGCCCTGAAGCAGCAGGCGGGTCGCTTTGACCTGATTCTGAGCACTGTGGCGGTCGATCTGGACTGGAAACCTTATTTCGCCGCGCTGGCACCTCAGGGTAAATTCCACACCGTGGGCGCAGTGATGAAGCCGATTGAAGTGAGTGCTTTTGATCTGATTCTGGGCGACAAAGCGGTAACCGGTTCATCAACCGGCTCACCAGGTCAGCTGCGCTCGCTGCTGCGTCTTGCTTCCCGTGCAGATATCGCCCCACAGGTTGAGTTCTTCCCGATGTCGGACATCAATAAAGCGCTGGATCACGTCCGCGCCGGTAAAGCCAATTACCGTGTCGTACTGAAAGCCGATTTCTGA
- a CDS encoding methyl-accepting chemotaxis protein, with protein sequence MSIIKTIKSRLPVARLRRSSQPANGTWDCRALPESLSSIGLSSRAGGILMTFVPPEADFQRVSQAWQRFNSADLTVLTLSSNGALSSSRSQSTYCDGNGPEGSYLWLPDTLIASHETHIVDLHVADTQTASQRITAIQQELMRLQVRMPLSADRTFAMIYCDGLSASEGFLMQAWYNCGRFPCLAIGGSAGGKITFDGTWIGTGGKVLQGKAVIMFCQMAPGKSFAPFKSQNFTPREQSWLIAEADPVARTVTSVFNRQGQQQPFVASLCEHLNCTEAQLTERLKGLTFGVKVGGEYFIRSIARIESGGVQFFCDLEFGDRLFLMEEKDFKQATQQEWQAFTAQHGKPAAILMNDCILRRVGNADKLHSAHFFKGIAAAGFSSFGEILGVPINQTLSALVFFNHDVKAMSQFPVEYAGYAAHYAQRALRRWEALNSIQTRVLDRVINYQQALTPLMEALPVLETATQSQGETLSLAESSIRNISNIATESQQAQGRLDDGLDDLEKISNGINEITHGISNIAFQTNILALNAAVEAARAGEAGRGFAVVAGEVRRLAHSSKEQAEATASNIGEAVSTISRIRLVASDSAQTAAQMAERSISAADTLAAMNQQTRHERADIAKHLGSLRELTQGMDAMQEAVAQLKVLQTLSGAQVKG encoded by the coding sequence ATGTCGATCATTAAGACGATCAAAAGTCGCCTGCCTGTTGCCCGTCTCAGGCGTAGCAGCCAGCCAGCGAATGGCACCTGGGATTGTCGTGCGCTGCCGGAATCACTCTCTTCCATCGGGTTAAGCTCGCGCGCGGGCGGGATCCTGATGACTTTTGTTCCGCCTGAAGCCGATTTTCAGCGGGTCAGTCAGGCCTGGCAACGCTTTAATTCCGCCGATTTGACCGTGCTGACACTCTCTTCCAACGGTGCGCTGAGCAGCAGCCGATCGCAAAGTACTTACTGTGATGGCAATGGCCCGGAGGGAAGTTATCTCTGGCTGCCTGACACGCTGATCGCCAGCCATGAGACGCACATTGTCGACCTGCATGTCGCGGACACTCAGACTGCCAGCCAGCGTATTACCGCCATCCAGCAGGAACTGATGCGGTTGCAGGTGCGGATGCCACTTTCGGCAGACCGTACTTTCGCGATGATTTATTGCGACGGATTGTCCGCGTCCGAAGGTTTTCTGATGCAGGCCTGGTACAACTGCGGACGTTTCCCATGCCTGGCGATTGGCGGTTCAGCGGGCGGTAAAATTACCTTTGATGGCACCTGGATCGGTACTGGTGGCAAGGTGCTGCAGGGCAAAGCTGTGATTATGTTCTGTCAGATGGCACCCGGAAAATCATTTGCTCCGTTTAAAAGTCAGAACTTTACGCCACGCGAACAGAGCTGGCTGATTGCCGAAGCCGATCCGGTTGCGCGCACCGTCACCTCTGTGTTTAATCGCCAGGGTCAGCAGCAGCCGTTTGTCGCATCGCTGTGTGAACACCTTAACTGCACTGAAGCGCAGCTGACCGAACGGCTGAAAGGGTTAACCTTTGGCGTTAAAGTCGGCGGGGAATACTTCATTCGCTCGATCGCCAGAATTGAATCGGGTGGCGTGCAGTTTTTTTGTGACCTCGAGTTTGGTGACCGGCTGTTCCTGATGGAGGAGAAAGACTTCAAACAAGCGACGCAGCAGGAGTGGCAGGCTTTTACCGCGCAGCATGGCAAACCGGCGGCGATTCTGATGAACGACTGTATCCTGCGTCGTGTCGGTAATGCTGATAAGCTTCACAGCGCCCACTTTTTTAAAGGCATCGCTGCCGCCGGCTTCTCCAGCTTTGGCGAAATTCTGGGCGTGCCAATCAATCAGACGCTCTCTGCACTGGTGTTCTTTAATCATGACGTTAAAGCGATGAGCCAGTTCCCGGTGGAGTATGCCGGTTACGCCGCACATTACGCGCAGCGTGCGTTGCGTCGCTGGGAAGCGCTAAACAGTATTCAGACGCGGGTCCTTGATCGGGTTATCAACTATCAGCAGGCATTGACGCCGCTGATGGAAGCGTTGCCAGTGCTGGAAACGGCTACCCAGAGCCAGGGTGAAACGTTGAGCCTGGCAGAAAGCAGCATCCGTAATATCAGCAATATCGCCACTGAGAGTCAGCAGGCTCAGGGACGACTGGACGATGGGTTGGACGATCTGGAAAAAATCTCCAACGGCATCAATGAGATTACGCATGGCATCAGCAATATTGCTTTCCAGACCAACATTCTGGCGCTGAATGCCGCAGTAGAAGCGGCACGTGCGGGCGAGGCTGGCCGCGGATTTGCCGTGGTCGCGGGCGAAGTCCGGCGTCTGGCGCATTCATCGAAAGAGCAGGCTGAAGCCACAGCCAGTAACATCGGTGAGGCAGTCAGCACCATCTCACGCATCCGGCTGGTGGCCAGTGATTCGGCGCAGACCGCCGCGCAGATGGCAGAGCGCAGTATTTCAGCAGCCGATACGCTGGCGGCGATGAACCAGCAGACGCGTCATGAGCGCGCCGACATCGCGAAGCACCTCGGCAGCCTGCGCGAACTGACGCAGGGAATGGATGCGATGCAGGAAGCCGTTGCGCAGCTCAAGGTGTTACAAACTCTTTCAGGTGCGCAGGTTAAAGGCTGA
- a CDS encoding general stress protein yields MTQQKYRGGAGNFANDPERASEAGSAGGKVSGGNFRNDPEKAREAGRKGGKISRRPSK; encoded by the coding sequence ATGACACAACAGAAGTACAGAGGTGGTGCCGGCAATTTTGCCAACGATCCAGAACGAGCGAGTGAAGCTGGCAGTGCAGGAGGCAAGGTCAGTGGGGGCAACTTCAGAAACGATCCTGAAAAGGCCAGGGAAGCCGGTCGGAAAGGAGGCAAGATTAGTCGACGTCCTTCTAAGTAA
- a CDS encoding LysR family transcriptional regulator → MKRNMNDLQAFITVAREGSFTRAAALLGVTQPALSQTITALENRMEIRLLTRTTRNVSPTAAGERLILAIGNRFDEIEAELDMLTAMRDKPAGTVRITCGPHILSSLLLPKLTPLLEAYPDIRLEFDANHGLRNIVADRFDAGVRMGDTIDKDMVAMPITPPLRMAAVAAPDYFRRHAAPQVPHDLLHHNCINMRQATAGGLYVWDFDGEEGPLNVRVNGQLTFNTSAHIAEAAVAGLGIAFLPEQEVAEGLEQGTLIRVLERWCEPFPGYYLYYPSRKQHSPAFNLVREALRLKEGE, encoded by the coding sequence ATGAAGCGCAACATGAATGATCTGCAGGCTTTTATTACCGTAGCGCGTGAGGGCAGCTTTACCCGTGCAGCGGCACTGCTGGGCGTTACGCAGCCCGCGCTGAGTCAGACGATTACTGCCCTGGAAAACCGGATGGAAATTCGGCTGCTGACCCGCACGACGCGGAACGTCTCACCGACCGCAGCAGGTGAACGGTTAATCCTGGCGATTGGCAATCGATTCGATGAAATTGAGGCGGAGCTGGATATGCTGACTGCGATGCGTGACAAGCCCGCCGGCACGGTACGCATCACTTGTGGCCCGCATATTCTCAGTTCACTCCTGCTGCCAAAACTGACGCCACTGCTGGAGGCTTATCCGGATATCCGACTCGAATTCGATGCGAATCATGGCTTGCGAAACATCGTGGCCGATCGGTTTGATGCCGGAGTCAGAATGGGTGACACAATTGATAAAGATATGGTGGCGATGCCCATAACCCCACCGTTACGAATGGCTGCGGTGGCGGCGCCAGACTATTTTCGTCGTCATGCTGCGCCTCAGGTCCCACACGATCTGCTGCATCACAACTGCATTAATATGCGACAGGCAACAGCGGGTGGGTTGTATGTCTGGGATTTTGACGGAGAAGAAGGGCCGTTGAATGTGCGGGTAAATGGACAGTTAACCTTCAACACTTCGGCACACATTGCAGAAGCGGCAGTGGCCGGTTTGGGAATTGCTTTTCTGCCTGAACAGGAAGTCGCAGAAGGGCTGGAGCAGGGCACGCTGATCCGGGTGCTGGAGCGCTGGTGCGAACCGTTTCCCGGTTATTATCTCTATTATCCCAGCCGCAAGCAGCATTCACCGGCTTTTAACCTGGTCAGAGAGGCGTTAAGGCTAAAAGAGGGGGAATGA
- a CDS encoding MFS transporter has translation MTLCVFALIASEFMPVSLLSPLSCDLAVSEGQAGQGIAISGALAVMTSLLITRIAGNLDRKILLLTLTLLMALSGLMVAMAPNYLTYMTGRALIGVVIGGFWSMSAAVAIRLVPTGQVPRALAIFNGGNALATVIAAPLGSYLGSVIGWRGAFFSLVPVALLALLWQGVTLPSMPVDKARQRSANLLQLLRSPLVTIGLAACGLLFMGQFTLFTYLRPFLETVTQVDVSTLSLVLLTIGVAGFIGTLIVGVVLQRGFYLTLMIIPLIMASVAGLLMVFGHQLWLVAPLLGIWGLVATAAPTGWWAWVARTFPDNAETGGGLMVAIVQLSIALGSTLGGLAFDHAGWQLTFAISATLLIAAAGLALITARKESAA, from the coding sequence ATGACGCTTTGCGTATTCGCGTTGATCGCATCTGAATTTATGCCAGTCAGCCTCTTATCACCGTTATCATGTGATTTGGCGGTCAGTGAAGGTCAGGCCGGACAGGGCATTGCTATCTCCGGCGCATTGGCGGTGATGACAAGCCTGTTGATCACCCGTATTGCAGGCAATCTCGACCGCAAAATCCTGTTGCTGACGCTGACACTTCTAATGGCGCTATCCGGATTGATGGTCGCGATGGCACCCAACTATCTCACCTACATGACTGGCCGGGCGTTGATTGGCGTGGTGATTGGCGGGTTCTGGTCGATGTCAGCTGCGGTGGCTATCCGGCTGGTCCCCACCGGGCAGGTGCCGCGTGCACTGGCTATTTTTAACGGCGGTAATGCGCTGGCGACAGTTATCGCTGCACCGCTGGGGAGCTATCTCGGTTCTGTCATCGGCTGGCGTGGCGCTTTTTTCAGCCTGGTGCCGGTGGCCTTGCTCGCCCTGCTCTGGCAAGGAGTTACGCTGCCGTCAATGCCCGTCGATAAAGCACGGCAGCGAAGCGCAAACCTCCTGCAGCTGCTGCGTTCACCGCTGGTAACAATAGGTCTTGCCGCCTGCGGACTGCTCTTTATGGGGCAATTCACCCTCTTTACCTATCTCCGTCCGTTTCTGGAAACCGTCACGCAGGTTGACGTTTCTACGCTATCGCTGGTGCTGCTGACCATTGGCGTTGCCGGTTTTATCGGAACACTGATCGTCGGGGTTGTTCTGCAGCGTGGATTTTATCTCACCCTGATGATTATTCCACTGATCATGGCGTCAGTCGCAGGGCTGCTCATGGTATTCGGTCATCAGCTGTGGCTGGTGGCACCGTTGCTGGGCATCTGGGGACTGGTGGCAACTGCCGCACCCACCGGATGGTGGGCCTGGGTCGCCAGAACCTTCCCGGATAACGCGGAGACGGGTGGCGGATTAATGGTTGCCATTGTCCAGCTGTCGATTGCTCTGGGATCGACGCTGGGCGGTCTGGCCTTTGACCATGCAGGCTGGCAGCTCACCTTTGCCATCAGCGCCACATTACTCATCGCTGCCGCTGGACTGGCGTTGATCACTGCGCGCAAAGAAAGCGCCGCCTGA